Proteins encoded in a region of the Anoxybacillus amylolyticus genome:
- a CDS encoding DUF6036 family nucleotidyltransferase: MNSIKEAREKLQSLRTKTSFEKMVQVTAILTKLLEPYRIRPIIVGGLAVEIYTRGDYTTVDIDLIVSDREKAGQLLIQLGFTPSGRHWYHDELFVSVEIPNDMLEDAADDKVIELRLEDGFHVYVIGIEDIILDRLRACVHWKSNSDCEWAKRMFLLHKERLDLIYMKQMAKKDGTSKQLEQWL, from the coding sequence ATGAATTCGATTAAAGAGGCGAGAGAAAAACTTCAGTCGCTTCGAACGAAAACATCTTTTGAGAAAATGGTTCAAGTAACAGCCATTTTAACTAAACTGTTAGAGCCGTATCGCATACGTCCAATTATTGTTGGTGGGCTTGCTGTTGAAATATATACGCGCGGCGATTATACGACAGTAGACATTGACTTAATTGTTAGTGATCGTGAAAAAGCAGGACAATTGCTCATTCAACTTGGTTTCACTCCATCAGGAAGACATTGGTATCACGATGAATTGTTTGTTAGTGTTGAAATTCCAAATGATATGTTAGAAGATGCTGCTGATGATAAAGTGATTGAGTTAAGACTAGAGGATGGATTTCATGTATATGTCATCGGGATTGAAGACATTATATTAGATCGCTTGCGAGCATGTGTGCATTGGAAATCGAATTCTGATTGTGAATGGGCAAAAAGAATGTTTCTTCTTCATAAAGAGCGACTGGATTTGATATATATGAAACAAATGGCGAAAAAAGACGGAACAAGCAAACAACTAGAGCAATGGTTGTAA